In one Musa acuminata AAA Group cultivar baxijiao chromosome BXJ2-5, Cavendish_Baxijiao_AAA, whole genome shotgun sequence genomic region, the following are encoded:
- the LOC103973268 gene encoding FT-interacting protein 3, with protein MSNLKLGVEVLSAHDLISKDGQGSVSPYVELRFDGQKFRTTIKEKDVNPVWNESFYFNVSDPSTLSDCPLEAHVYHFNRATNSGSFIGKVRLAGTSFVPYSDAVDLHYPLEKRGIFSRVKGELGLKVFVTDDPSIRSSVPQPAFDPILGSPASSHAQQPQAEVTGSSLNPFQESRPEPLRTFHHLAREQQQQPPQPYYSAAGQAVDQSVRYATDEMKSEPPRVVKMFSSSSSQQPVDFQLKETSPSLGGGRIIGGRMIPGEKAGAFDLVEKMEYLFVRVVKARELPAKDITGSLDPFVEVRLGNYKGTTRHFEKNQSPEWNQVFAFARERVQASFMEVVLKDKDLVKDDFVGLVRFDLNEVPSRVPPDSPLAPEWYRLEDKKGEKIKGELMLAVWYGTQADESFAYATHSDAVPAVDAHTLSNYIRAKVYHAPRLWYVRVNVIEAHDIFVSDKKRFPDVLCKARIGGQLMKTKAIQSRTPNFLWNEEFMFVAAEPFEEDLILSVEDRVAHNKDEEIGRVHVPLAAVEKRADDRIIRSKWWNLKRPVAVDVDQLKEDKFSSKIHVRICLDGGYHVLDESTHYSSDLRPTAKQLWKPPIGLLELGVLNATGLHPMKTRDGKGTCDSYCVAKYGHKWVRTRTIVDNMSPRFNEQYTWDVYDHATVLTVGVFDNCQLSEKDSSTGGNKDVKIGKVRIRLSTLETGRIYTNTYPLLVLHNSGVKKMGELHLAIRFSVTSMVNSMFIYSKPLLPKMHYIRPLPIIQQEMLRHQAVQIVAARLSRMEPPLRKEVVEYMSDAHSHLWSMRRSKANFFRLMSVFSGLFAVAKWFGDVCSWKNPVTTILVHILFIMLVCFPELILPTIFLYMFLIGVWNYRFRPRYPPHMNTKISSVEAVDPDELDEEFDTYPTSRNPEIMRMRYDRLRSVAGRIQTVVGDIATQGERLHLLLTWRDPRATAMFLVFCLCAAMVLYVTPLQVVAAAAGFYLMRHPRFRHKLPSVPVNFFRRLPARTDSLL; from the coding sequence ATGAGCAATCTTAAACTGGGGGTTGAAGTCCTCAGTGCTCATGACCTCATCAGCAAGGATGGTCAAGGCTCTGTCAGTCCTTATGTCGAACTCCGTTTCGATGGCCAAAAATTCCGAACCACCATCAAGGAGAAGGACGTTAACCCGGTTTGGAATGAGAGCTTCTACTTCAACGTCTCTGATCCGTCCACCCTCTCTGACTGCCCCCTCGAAGCCCACGTCTACCACTTTAACAGGGCGACCAACTCCGGGTCCTTCATCGGGAAGGTGCGGCTTGCAGGAACCTCCTTCGTCCCCTACTCCGACGCGGTGGACTTGCACTATCCGTTGGAGAAGCGTGGGATCTTCTCACGCGTTAAAGGAGAACTCGGCCTCAAGGTGTTCGTCACCGATGACCCTTCCATAAGGTCTTCCGTTCCTCAGCCAGCTTTCGATCCAATCCTTGGCAGCCCTGCTTCAAGCCATGCGCAGCAACCTCAGGCTGAGGTCACCGGTTCGAGCCTGAACCCGTTCCAGGAGAGCAGACCCGAGCCACTTCGGACCTTCCACCACCTCGCtagagagcagcagcagcagccgccgCAGCCGTACTACTCTGCAGCAGGTCAAGCGGTCGATCAGTCGGTGAGGTACGCGACGGACGAGATGAAATCCGAGCCGCCTCGAGTCGTGAAGATGTTCTCGTCGTCGTCCTCTCAGCAGCCGGTGGACTTCCAGCTCAAAGAAACCAGCCCTTCCCTGGGCGGCGGACGGATCATCGGCGGCCGGATGATACCCGGGGAAAAGGCGGGCGCCTTCGACCTGGTGGAGAAGATGGAGTACCTCTTCGTGCGGGTGGTGAAGGCGCGTGAGCTGCCGGCCAAGGACATCACGGGGAGCCTCGACCCGTTCGTGGAGGTGAGACTTGGCAATTACAAGGGAACCACGAGGCATTTTGAGAAGAACCAGAGCCCGGAGTGGAACCAAGTGTTCGCGTTCGCCAGGGAACGAGTGCAAGCTTCGTTCATGGAGGTGGTGCTCAAGGACAAGGACCTCGTCAAGGATGACTTCGTGGGGCTCGTGCGCTTCGATCTGAACGAGGTCCCTTCGCGAGTCCCCCCCGACAGCCCGCTAGCTCCCGAGTGGTACCGGCTCGAGGACAAGAAGGGGGAGAAGATTAAAGGCGAGCTGATGCTGGCTGTGTGGTATGGAACCCAAGCTGATGAGTCCTTCGCCTACGCCACGCACTCCGACGCCGTTCCCGCTGTTGACGCCCACACCTTGAGCAACTACATACGCGCAAAGGTGTACCATGCGCCGAGGCTATGGTACGTCCGAGTCAACGTCATTGAGGCCCACGACATCTTTGTTTCCGACAAGAAAAGGTTCCCGGACGTGCTCTGCAAAGCTCGGATCGGAGGCCAGCTGATGAAGACGAAGGCGATCCAGTCCCGGACGCCCAACTTCCTGTGGAACGAAGAGTTCATGTTCGTGGCGGCAGAGCCTTTCGAGGAGGACCTGATCCTGTCCGTGGAAGATCGCGTCGCGCACAACAAAGACGAGGAGATCGGCCGCGTTCACGTACCTTTGGCCGCCGTGGAAAAGCGCGCCGATGACCGGATCATCCGCTCCAAGTGGTGGAACCTGAAGAGGCCGGTGGCGGTGGACGTGGACCAGCTGAAGGAGGACAAGTTCTCCAGCAAGATCCACGTCCGCATCTGCCTCGACGGAGGATATCATGTGCTCGACGAGTCCACCCATTACAGCAGCGACCTGCGGCCCACGGCGAAGCAGCTGTGGAAGCCTCCGATCGGGCTGCTCGAGCTCGGCGTCCTGAACGCGACCGGTCTCCACCCCATGAAGACGAGGGACGGGAAGGGCACCTGCGACTCCTACTGCGTCGCCAAGTATGGCCACAAGTGGGTGAGAACTCGCACTATCGTCGACAACATGAGCCCGAGGTTCAATGAGCAGTACACCTGGGACGTTTACGACCACGCCACCGTCCTCACCGTCGGCGTCTTCGACAATTGCCAGCTTAGCGAGAAAGATTCCAGCACCGGCGGCAACAAGGACGTGAAGATTGGGAAGGTCAGAATCCGTCTCTCCACGCTGGAAACCGGGCGCATCTACACCAACACCTACCCGCTGCTGGTGCTCCACAACTCGGGCGTCAAGAAGATGGGCGAGCTCCACCTTGCGATTCGGTTCTCGGTGACGTCGATGGTCAACAGCATGTTCATCTACTCGAAACCGCTCCTGCCCAAGATGCACTACATCCGCCCGTTACCCATAATCCAGCAAGAGATGCTCCGCCACCAAGCTGTGCAGATCGTGGCCGCTCGGCTGAGCCGAATGGAGCCACCGCTGCGGAAGGAGGTCGTGGAGTACATGTCAGATGCGCATTCTCACCTGTGGAGCATGCGCAGAAGCAAGGCGAACTTCTTCCGGCTCATGTCCGTCTTCTCGGGCCTGTTCGCGGTGGCGAAATGGTTCGGCGATGTGTGCTCGTGGAAGAACCCTGTCACCACCATTTTGGTGCACATCCTGTTCATCATGCTCGTCTGCTTCCCTGAGCTGATACTTCCGACCATCTTCCTCTACATGTTTCTTATAGGTGTCTGGAATTACCGGTTCCGCCCCCGCTACCCACCGCACATGAACACCAAGATCTCTTCCGTGGAGGCAGTGGATCCGGATGAGCTGGACGAGGAGTTCGACACCTACCCAACCTCTCGGAACCCGGAGATCATGAGGATGAGGTATGATCGGCTGAGGAGTGTGGCCGGGAGGATACAGACGGTGGTGGGCGACATCGCGACTCAGGGTGAGAGACTGCATTTGCTGCTAACATGGAGGGATCCCCGGGCCACGGCGATGTTCCTGGTCTTCTGCCTGTGTGCAGCGATGGTGCTGTACGTGACGCCGTTGCAAGTGGTGGCAGCTGCCGCGGGGTTCTACTTGATGAGGCATCCAAGGTTCAGACACAAGTTGCCATCTGTGCCCGTCAACTTCTTCCGTCGATTGCCGGCGAGGACGGACAGCTTGCTCTAG